From Pseudomonadota bacterium:
CTTCATTTGCAGCGCCTCCTTCCTTGGCTTGTGTTGGGCAAACAACAAGCTATCAGGAGGGGCGCTGCTTTTTCATGGTGCCTTTTTTATTGGGCACACGGCGGGGAGAATGAAAAACCAAGTCTCGTTTGTCGTTGCGGCGGTCGCGCTCGTCGCGTTCGCTACCGTCGCGCGCGCGCAAAGAAAAGCAGAGGACGAGGCAAGAGCGCAGTTCGACGCGGGCGTGGAGCTATTCGATAGCGGCATGTACGAGAAGGCCGCGATCGCGTTCTCCCGCGCCTACGAGCTGAAACCGAGCTTCAAGATCCTGTTCAACATGGGCCAGGTCGAAAACGAGCTTGGCCACTTCGCCGCCGCGCTCAACGCCTATACTCGCTATCTCGCCGAGGGGGGAGAGCAGATCGACGCAGCACGGCGCGCACAGGTTCGCACCGAGATCGCGTGGCTTAACGCACTTGTGGGCTCGGTCGTCGTCGGGACAGACACCAGCGGCGCGATCGTGTTCGTGGACGGTCGACGCGTCGGAGAAACGCCGCTCAACGGGCCGCTTTTCGTGGATCTTGGCGAGCACGAGATCCGGATCTCGCGTGGCACGGACGAGATGTACCGCGAGATCGTCACGGTCGCGGGCGGCCAGCGGGTCACCGTGAGCGCCGACAACGCACACGCCGTTGCCGCGATCGACGGTACGCAGCCAAGCGGTCCTCCCCCTCGGAACGAGCCCAAACGGATCTGGACCTGGGTCGCCGTCGGAGTGGGTGGCGTGTCCGCGATCGCTGCCGCCGTAACTGGCGGGCTCGCGATCTCGGGCGCAACCGACGTGAAAGACAAGTGCGACGGCAAAGATTGCCCGCTGTCGGTGAAGGACAAGGCGAGAACGGTCGAAGCGCTCGGCAACGCGACCAACGCGCTCGTTGTCGTCGCGACCGTCGGAATCGCCGCAGGGGTCGCGTTGTGGTTCCTTGAACCCAAGTGGAACCGAGACGAGAGAACGGCACAGGTGACGCCGATCGCCGTGCCGACAGCGAACGGCGGCGCGATCGCCGTCGCAGGGAGGTTCTGAACATGTGGCGCACAGCTTTGATCATGGCCACGATCGTCGCTTCCGCGAGCTGCAACGGGATCACGGGGATCAAAGATCTCAAGTTTCACGGCGACTCGGGCACGGACAGCGATTCCGACACAGACACCGACGTGGACATCGACACCGATACCGACTCTGACACCGACGTGGACATCGATACCGATACCGACTCTGACACCGAAAGCGACACCGGTACGGATACCGATACCTACCCGGCTCTCGAGGAGTGCGACGGCGTGGGCAGTGTGGACGGTGTGTACGATCCTTCAACCAACTTGTGTTGGCAGAAAGAAGCGGACTACTTCCTGGGCGAGTTCTGGACCGACGCCATCAACACATGCGATTCGTATTCTGGCGGTTGGCGCCTGCCGACGATCTCCGAGCTGCGCACTCTCATCCGAGGGTGCGACGCGACGGCGACAGACGGCGACTGCAACGTCACCGACGACTGCTTACAGGCAGCGTGCTGTGGAGATGCCTGCGCCGGATGCGAAGGCATGGACGGTCCCGGACCGGGCGGCTGTTTTTGGGACCCAGCGATCGGCGGTGGCTGCCAGATGTATTGGTCCTCTTCGGGGATCTACTCGTCAGGGATCTATGACTACACAGACGGCTGGGCCGTAGATTTCGCCTACGGAAGCGTCGTCTACCGAGATCCCGATCTCAACCTGATGCTCGTCCGTTGCGTCCGAGACGGGATCTGAGGAGGTGCCGCCGTGCGATATCGCTCCCTGATCATTTGGGTTTACTGCGGCTTCCTCGTCTTCGGATTCGTGATGGTGGCGCCGCTCTTCTGGCCGCGTGAGATCATCTTTCCGATGCTGACAGTCACCGGCGTTGTGATGTTGATCGGCGGTCTCATCGGGCTCGGAATGTCTGTCATGCTCTCGCGATCCGTGTCGTGCCCGCATTGCCAACGGGGCTGCGATCTCTGGATCGATTTCTGGACGGGGCGTCCTCGGCTTAAGACCTACATGAAGGTCCCTGGTGAAAGCCACCCAGAAGACGACGTACACTTCGACACAGAATCGCGATAATGGACCTTCGTCGCGTTGCAGATCTACTCTGGACGGTGGCCGCTATGCTGCCATAACTCGAAGGCGTGAGAGGAAATCGGTGAAGAAAGAAGTGAAAAGAGAGAGCGAACTTCTTCTTTGGTTTTCCGGGCCTTGCGGGTAAGGCTCCGTCTTCACACGGTTAAAAGGCGCGGCGTGCCGCGGCCACGAGGGCCGCGGCCAGGATGACGAAGCCCTTCGGGCTGTCGAAGCGGAATCGAGGAAGCCCATCGGGCTTGTCTCCGAAGCGACTTGTCGCTTAGGAGAATCCTGACCGCGCTCCTCGTGGGCGCGGCTGAAAGCGAGGCCGACGTTCATTTGATCTGGACCGGAGAGCAGCTATCTCGTGAGCACATTTTCGTGGGCTCCGGCCGCGATCGTGGTGCCGCATCGAACCCGTTGCGGCGGAGAGAGAAGCGGTGGCACCCGCGGTACGCACTTCTTGACCCGTCAACTCGACCCCCAAATTGGGCCTTGAAGTTACCAGTCGGTCGACCGTGCGCTCGGGTGCGGCCCGCCCCTGCCCCACTTTCCCTTTGCCCCCCGTGCATTCTTTGAAGGTATGATGCGTCGAAGCGTTCGAGCTCCGTCCACCAACACGAGGAGAAGGTCGATGCGAAGATCGCGTTTCGTCGTCCCGGCGCTCATCGCCGCGCTCGCGCTCGCGGGCTGCGGCGGCGCCATGTACAAGGCCGAGCCGTCGTACAACCAGGCGTACGCCGGCGCGCCGTCACCCGAGATGGTGGCCGAAGCCGAGTCCTACCCCTCGGTCACCGGGACGGCGTCGACGTCGGTCGACTCCGAGGACTACATGTTCGAGTTCGACGACGACGCGGTGCAGGGCAAGCACACCTCGGCCGACGGCGCCTCCTTCGGGAGCCCCTCGTCGCCCGAGAAGAAGCCCTACGAACCGGGCGACAAGGCCAAGCAGAGCGGCGACGGGCAGGCGAACCAGAACGCCGGCGCCAAGAGCGACGCGCCCGACGTCCCGATGGTCGTGTACACCGGCTACCTGCGGCTGCGCGTGAAGCGCCTCCTCGAGGCGGTCGACGAGGTGACGCGCATCACCGAGTCGCAGAAGGGGTACATCGAGTCACTCGCGCAGCGCGTCGTCGTCGTCCGCATCCCGGCCAAGGACTTCGACGCGGTGATGGCCGAGTTCGCGAAGCTCGGCGAGCTGCTCGAGAGGCGCATCAAGGCGCTCGACGTCACCGAGCAGTTCACGGATCTCGGCGCGCGGCTCGCGGTCGCCAAGGAGGCGCAGAGCCGGCTCATCGCGCTGCTCGCCAAGACGGAGGACGTCGAGGAGCGGCTGCGCATCCTGCAGGAGGTCAAGCGTTTGTCCGAGCAGATCGAGCTCATCGAGTCGACGCTCTCGACGCTCCAGAACCTCGTGGACTACTTCACGATCACCATCGAGCTCGAGCCCATCATGGAGGACTCCGGCGGCGACCTGCACCGCTCGCCGTTCGCCTGGATCCGCGGGCTCGCCGCGCACGTCACGACGCTCTGGGACGGCAAGGACGAGTTCGACCTCGAGCTCCCGCAGGGGTTCGTGCTCTTCGAGAAGGACGACGTCTACCGCGCCCAGTCCGCGGACACGACGGTGATCCGCGGTGCGGTCGTGGACAACGAGCCGCGCGGCGACAACGCGTACTGGATCAAGGCCGTGCACCACGAGATGGAGGGGCGCGCCGAGAAGCTCGAGGCCGAGGGCGACTCGGGGCCGATCGCCTACAAGCTCTACAAGAGCGAGGACGTCCAGCCGCGCTACTACCTGATAGGCGTGGCCGCGCGCGGCGAGGACCTCTACGTGCTCGAGGTGTTCTTCCCCAACGAAGAGGCGCTCGCGGCCCACAAGGACGCCGTGATAAAGGCGCTCGCGACGTTCGAGGTGCAGTGATGCGCTACGAAATGAAGATGAAGACGATCGCCCTCGCCGCCGTCGCCGCGCTGCTCGTCGCGTGCCCGGCCGCGGCGCAGCAGAAGAAGGCGAAGCAGAAGCAGGCGGCGCCCGCCGCCACCCAGCAGCAGGCAACGCCGCAGGCGCCGATCACCGCGACCCCGACGCCCGAGGATCCCTACGCCGCCGAGGGCGGCGAGGCGACGGCGGCCCCGGACACGAGCGGGCGGCGGACGAGCCTCGAGTCGCGCATGATCCTGAAGGTCATCAACCCGGACGACGCGCGCGCGGTGCTCGAGAAGAAGGTCCTGGAGCTCGGCGGGTTCCCCATCCTCGTCGAGGACGCCGCGCTCGTGCTCAAGGTGCCGCCCGAGAAGCTCTCGGAGCTCATCGCGTTCATCGCCGAACAGGGGCTCGTGCTCGAGAAGACGCTGGAGCGCGCGGATCTCACGCAGGAGATCGCGCGGCTCGAGGGCCAGCTCAAGTCCAAGAAGGAGATGCTCGGCCGGCTCCGCGGGTTCTTCGACGACTCCAACACCGAGGCGACTCTGCGGATCGAGCAGACGATGACGGAGATCGTCGCGGAGATCGAGCAGATCAAGGGGCAGCTCCGGGTCGCGGAGGAGCGCTCCAAATGGGCGATCGTCGACATCTCGTTCCGGTTCCACGAGCGCGACAGGATCGTCTACGTCAACTCGCCGTTCGAGTGGCTGAACTCCGTCAGCCTGGACCGCTTCCTGGGAGACTTTTGACATGGCACGCGCAATCGGAATCCGGCTCGTAGCCCTCTTCGTCGCGGCGGCCGCCCTCGCCTCCTGCGCCCCGCCCTACTCGATGGCGCCGCCCGCGTCGTTCAAGAGGTTCGAGGAGTCGCGGGAGTTCAAGTGGATCACCGCCGACGGCGTCATGCTCAAGGCGCGCGAGGTCGACAACTACCCCGAGGCGTCGCTCGACTTCTGGGCGGACGCGATGTCCCGCCACCTGATCGCCCAGGGCTACATCCAGAAGGGCGAGCGGCGCTGCTTCGACACGACGCGCGGCCGCAAGGCGTGCACCGTCGAGTTCATGCTGCCGCACGGCGCGGAGGACTGGGTGCTCGGCGAGACGCTGTTCGTCGTGGAGGACGACATCGTGCTCGTCGAGGCCGCGGGGCCGTACGAGAGGTACGCGCTCGTCGAGGCGGAGCTCGCGAAGGCGGTAGAGAGCTTCGAGCCGCGCGACTAGGCGGGCGCGTGCCGAGGATCCTCAAGATCGTCCTGATCGCGGTCGTCGTCGTCGGCGCCGCGACCTACCTGCTCGTCTCGTCCGTGGGCGGCGGCGGGATGGTGTACTACAAGACCGTCGACGAGCTGCTCGCCGAGCGCGCGCGCTTCGAGTCGCGGCCGGTGCGGATCAACGGGCTGCTCGTGGACGGTTCGGTGGAGCGCCGGCCCGGCACCGACGAGTACAGGTTCGCGCTGGCGAAGAACGGCGAGCGGATCACCGTGACCTACCGCGGCGTCCTGCCCGAGACGATGCTGCCCGGCCGCGAGATCGTCGTCGAAGGGGCGCTGCGCCCCGGCGGAGACGAGTTCGCCGCGACCGAGATCCTCACGAAGTGCCCGTCGAAGTACGAGAGCGTCGCCAAGTCCAAGGAGAAGCGCGCCGCCCGTCCGGTTCCTCGTTGACACTGCCGGACCGCGCGATTACAACACCTCCGCTGCCGCGGGGCCCTCGGCCCCGCAGAAAGGCGCGCCGTCATGAAGCTTTTCTCGGGCAAGGTCGACCTGATCGCCGCCGAGATCACGCGGGGCCTCATCGAGGGGGGCGACGTCGAGACCGACTCGCCGGACGAGGTCCAGCTCGACATCGGGGCGGTGCTCAGGGAGTACATCCGCAACGATCGCGACCTCACGGAGAAGGCGAAGGACATCTGCGAGCAGAAGGGGATGCCCTACTCCGCGTTCCCGAAGGTGAAGCGCCAGCTCGCGGATCGCGCCGGGTTCGTGGTCGGCGACGAGGCGCTCGACTACATCATGGATCAGCTGATCGGCGTGTTCATGCACAGCCAGTTCGTCGACGAGATCTACGCCGAGGACCACGAGCTGAAGGTCAAGATGCGGGCGGTGCTCAAGCGCTACACGGATGTCGAGGATGAGATCGACGCCGAGGCGCGCGCGAAGATCAAGAACCTGCAGGAGGGCACGCTCGACTGGAAGATCGAGTACGACCGGGCGATGGAGCAGGTGAAGCGCCGCCGGGGCCTCGAGGGCTGATCGAGGCGGACCGCGCCCTTGGTCACACGCCGGGCGACGGCACCCAGTTCCCCACGAAGTCGAAAAGGTGTTCGTTCGTGTCGATCCCCGCGGGCCGCATGAAGCACCGCGGATCGCCCTCGAGCGACGCGGGATCGCCCTCGCCCGGGCCCGCGGCGCCGCCCGCCTGCACGGCGTCCACGACGGTGGACGCCTCCAGGAGCTGCACGGCGAACGCGAGCCCCGCGGGGAAGTCGGTGACGCCGACGGTGTCCTGGACGTCGGCCGCGACCTCCCCCGCGTCGCCGATGACGACGATCCCGTCCGCGGGCGCGAAGCCGGAGAGCGGGAGCTCGACGTAGAGGAGCGAGGCCGGATCGACGAGGCGCACGNNNNNNNNNNACGCGGCGAGATCGACCCCGGGACCGATGTCGATCTCGATGAACGCCGGCGCGCTGCCGTCGCCGCCGCAGATCTCGCGGATGCTGCCGTCACGGCGCAGGTTCAGGAGG
This genomic window contains:
- a CDS encoding cytochrome c maturation protein CcmE → MPRILKIVLIAVVVVGAATYLLVSSVGGGGMVYYKTVDELLAERARFESRPVRINGLLVDGSVERRPGTDEYRFALAKNGERITVTYRGVLPETMLPGREIVVEGALRPGGDEFAATEILTKCPSKYESVAKSKEKRAARPVPR
- a CDS encoding DUF4349 domain-containing protein yields the protein MRYEMKMKTIALAAVAALLVACPAAAQQKKAKQKQAAPAATQQQATPQAPITATPTPEDPYAAEGGEATAAPDTSGRRTSLESRMILKVINPDDARAVLEKKVLELGGFPILVEDAALVLKVPPEKLSELIAFIAEQGLVLEKTLERADLTQEIARLEGQLKSKKEMLGRLRGFFDDSNTEATLRIEQTMTEIVAEIEQIKGQLRVAEERSKWAIVDISFRFHERDRIVYVNSPFEWLNSVSLDRFLGDF
- a CDS encoding PEGA domain-containing protein, whose product is FICSASFLGLCWANNKLSGGALLFHGAFFIGHTAGRMKNQVSFVVAAVALVAFATVARAQRKAEDEARAQFDAGVELFDSGMYEKAAIAFSRAYELKPSFKILFNMGQVENELGHFAAALNAYTRYLAEGGEQIDAARRAQVRTEIAWLNALVGSVVVGTDTSGAIVFVDGRRVGETPLNGPLFVDLGEHEIRISRGTDEMYREIVTVAGGQRVTVSADNAHAVAAIDGTQPSGPPPRNEPKRIWTWVAVGVGGVSAIAAAVTGGLAISGATDVKDKCDGKDCPLSVKDKARTVEALGNATNALVVVATVGIAAGVALWFLEPKWNRDERTAQVTPIAVPTANGGAIAVAGRF
- a CDS encoding DUF4349 domain-containing protein, which codes for MRRSRFVVPALIAALALAGCGGAMYKAEPSYNQAYAGAPSPEMVAEAESYPSVTGTASTSVDSEDYMFEFDDDAVQGKHTSADGASFGSPSSPEKKPYEPGDKAKQSGDGQANQNAGAKSDAPDVPMVVYTGYLRLRVKRLLEAVDEVTRITESQKGYIESLAQRVVVVRIPAKDFDAVMAEFAKLGELLERRIKALDVTEQFTDLGARLAVAKEAQSRLIALLAKTEDVEERLRILQEVKRLSEQIELIESTLSTLQNLVDYFTITIELEPIMEDSGGDLHRSPFAWIRGLAAHVTTLWDGKDEFDLELPQGFVLFEKDDVYRAQSADTTVIRGAVVDNEPRGDNAYWIKAVHHEMEGRAEKLEAEGDSGPIAYKLYKSEDVQPRYYLIGVAARGEDLYVLEVFFPNEEALAAHKDAVIKALATFEVQ
- a CDS encoding DUF1566 domain-containing protein codes for the protein MWRTALIMATIVASASCNGITGIKDLKFHGDSGTDSDSDTDTDVDIDTDTDSDTDVDIDTDTDSDTESDTGTDTDTYPALEECDGVGSVDGVYDPSTNLCWQKEADYFLGEFWTDAINTCDSYSGGWRLPTISELRTLIRGCDATATDGDCNVTDDCLQAACCGDACAGCEGMDGPGPGGCFWDPAIGGGCQMYWSSSGIYSSGIYDYTDGWAVDFAYGSVVYRDPDLNLMLVRCVRDGI
- a CDS encoding DUF507 family protein produces the protein MKLFSGKVDLIAAEITRGLIEGGDVETDSPDEVQLDIGAVLREYIRNDRDLTEKAKDICEQKGMPYSAFPKVKRQLADRAGFVVGDEALDYIMDQLIGVFMHSQFVDEIYAEDHELKVKMRAVLKRYTDVEDEIDAEARAKIKNLQEGTLDWKIEYDRAMEQVKRRRGLEG